GATTTCAAACGTCTCAATTTGCCTGAACGGTTCAAGAGTTCATTCGATTTCATTGATGGGTAATGAAACCAAAAGTGCTGCTGCTGTTACTATTTTTGTTACAGTATTGATGAATTGTTTTCTTTGGTCAAGGATTTAAAAGGTTTTTATCGTCAGGTATAACAAGCCCGTCAAGGGAAGGAAAATTAATTGGATGAAGGCTGGAATATTGGAATCACATAGAGTCTTGACTGTAAGCCCATACTATGCCCAGGAGCTTGTATCTGGTGAAGACAAAGGTGTAGAACTTGATAACATCATTCGTAAAACTGGCATCACCGGCATCGTGAATGGCATGGATGTTCAAGAATGGAATCCTGCCTCTGACAAATACATCAGTGTCAAATATGATGCAACAACTGTAAGTGCTTTCTATAGCATCCAGTTTCCCGGTTGGTTGTGGTAGTAGGAGACGCGTTTTTTAGTAACTGTCAATGCAGGTAATGAAGGCAAAGCCATTGTTAAAGGAAGCTCTTCAAGCTGAGGTGGGATTGCCTTGCGACGGAGATGTTCCTTTGATCGGATTCATTGGTAGGCTAGAAGAGCAGAAGGGTTCAGATATTTTGGCAGAAGCTATTCCGAAATTAGTTGCTGAAAATTGCCAGATTGTAGTCCTTGTTAGTGTCAAATTTTAGAATTCCCCCTTCTGTGATTGTTACCGTTGCTTCAACGAGTATAGTATTAATAAAGGGATCTATTTTCCTTTCAGGGCACAGGCaaaaaggccatggagaagcaGATTGAGCAGCTGGAGATCCAATACCCTGACAACGTTAGAGCAGTAGCCAAATTCAATGTCTCATTGGCCCATATGATTATTGCTGGTGCTGATTACATTTTGGTCCCTAGTAGATTCGAACCATGCGGTCTCATTCAGCTGCATGCTATGCGATATGGAACAGTAAATGCTTCTGACCATCTCTTTTCGGCAACCAACTGATTTGATTTCATAAGCACTATGTTGTTAATCTTAGTCTCATTGTACCGGATCAAATTAACCTCGATATGCTATTGGTTTTGTGCTATAGGTTCCGATAGTTGCCTCTACTGGTGGACTTGTTGACACAGTCAAGGAAGGATTCACAGGGTTCCAAATGGGAGCTTTCAACGTTGAAGTAAGTAGTAAAAATTATTTGTCTTTGTGTGAAGCTCCGtgaatgatatatttatatttatctcaTCCACCTTTTATGGGAAGATCACTCATCTCAATGGGATGTGTTTGCAGTGTGATGAAGTGGATCCAAGTGATGTGATTAAGGTGGTAAAAACTGTCAAGAGAGCTCTTGCAACATATGGGACTCAAGCACTGAAAGAAATGATCCAGAATTGTATGGCACAAGATTTTTCATGGAAGGTTAGTAGCTCGTGTAGGAAGCTTGTCTTGCATATGGTGGATAATGTAGCTAATTTAGAGTTCTAGGGAGAAACGAATACGCATCTCTAGTTCTTTGAggtttaaatggaaatttattgatttgtgcAGGGACCATCAAGGTTGTGGGAGAAGATGTTGTTGAGCCTCGGGGTGGCTGGCAGTGAACCTGGCATTGAAGGAGAGGAGGTTGCTCCTCTTGCCAAGGAAAATGTTGCCACACCCTGAGCATAATCAGAAGGCAACTATGGATAAAGCTTAGTAACCTGTTTTCTTAGACAACCAAGTCCAAGTACCTGTCTACTCTCGATAGCCATTGGCTTGACCGGCGGAAAACAAACTGACCTGCCATACGTGAAGTCAGTAGTGCTATTTTTGAGGGTGAAAAGTCAGGAGATAGTATGATATATATCCATAGTTATAGCAGCTAATGGGTGTTAGTAATGTTGTCAAGAACTTAAAGGAGAATCAGTTTCTCTGCATAGTTTTATGAGTAGTGAGCAATGTGAAATAAGATAAAATGTTCAACTTCTACTTAAGGTGTCTTCTTACGTGAATGAATGCTTGCATCATATTTGAGCTTTATATATGTCCTATATTCcatctttttttatattgtaattaGGTAAAATGATGGATGTTTTGGGTCTCAAAAGGATGGAGAATTGAGATGGGAAAATAGTCTAAGGCTATGAATATGAAGAATCCCATTCTCTTAAAATGTGTTGAAcagcaaatatttttataacatggTGTACAGCCCAATTTATGCCCGGGCCCAACATGCAGAgacccaaaacccaaattaattaaacccaaacTAAACCTACCCAAATAGCCCCTTTACAAACCCCAAAACTAACCCAAATGGCCCAATACAATCGGCCCAATAAGCCCAACGGACCCAATCACcggtcaaactagggtttcagaaaactGAAACCCTAGCCTACTGCCCTCAGCCGCCGCTCCCATGCCTCTGCCACCATCACCTTAGCCACCTGCCCTCTGCTCCACCTGCTAACTGCTACGCCACCATCAGTCCCTGCAAAGTGAAAAGGAACACGCAACAGCAGCacaaaaaaaaggggaaagaagacagcaaacattgaaattttcggctataaagccataTTTTGAACCGATTGTAAGGGGGGGATTTTCTTTAcgttttttcttcctttctttcgGCAAAAGCCGAATAGGCTGTAATAGGGgggacaaaaaaatcaaaaacaaaaaaggagaTAATGAAATAGAAACAAAGATAAAAGTTTTAGTTTCCAAAacttttttgttcattttttatttttacttttgttttgttcaaaaatatatatgtatatacgcaTATGTAGCAAAAAATaccttttttgaattttccggCCACGGCGGCCACGGTGGTCATCGGCCGGGATCCAGGATGGAGGTAGAGAGCCTGAGAGAGAAtgaaatcttttttctttttttttttctggaagAGGGAAGGGAAAtgaggatttttttaaaaaactttactatttatactagtattgaaacggcgtcgtttcattCAGAGACTTTAGGttccaaaacggcgccgtttggcATTTGACCCGTGACCCGGCCCGTCCGACCGTAGGATCCGCGTATTTTCTGATTTGAGGGGCTATTTTCGCAGGCGGTCCCTCCGGTTTTGCAACATAGCGCGATCCGGtcctttttggttttttttttcatttgggcCACGAATCTTGCTTCTATTTCGATTTGGTCCTTAGACCATGCGTCGTCCCCCGCGAAGCGCTGCGCACGGAGAGGCCTGGCATATTTGCTTGTTCGCCCCCTGATGCTTCTAGCGCATTACGAATCAGCGCTTTAtcccatatttttattatttcaaatgtaTACCTTGAAATTTCGTTTAGCTTCAATCTAGccctctatttgttattttattactaaattaattattcttactattgttcttattattatataatattattactagagtatgattatttttataaccaTGTATTTGCGCATACCATTGATTCAAAActttattgtataaatatatacatgcatactgTTAGTAATACACGCATACACACTTTATATTCCATATGCATACATACATTTTgtgctttataattttaatatatatatatatatacattttataatacatatgcacatatattttcatattttataatcctAAATACATGCATTCGTtcttataatacatatatacatacatatattctttttatatgcattttataatcttaaaatatacgtatacttatatacattttataatacacatgtacatatatcataatttatatacatattcgtTATATTTCACAACTTTAAAATATGCACATCTTTgatttatacacatatattcttatgctttttatattttataatttatgtatgtatTATACATGTCTTttataacacatatatatacacctatacgtatatatttgtataacctatttatatacatgcatataaatatttttatattttatatgttttataatttatacacaCGACTATATATATCTACATACACATcttcttttcataaatatatatatacctattttatattcttcatattttgaaatgtaccctttttatatatattttatttttatatatacatacatcatttatatattttacaatttatagacatacatatatacatatatatatacatatttacatatatctTTGTTGtcttgtttttatattttataatttccacatacatatatatgtacacatttatacttttatattattttgatcatgttcattttaattatttattcatgttagagttgtgtaattcaaattttaagagattgcttgcaagtcaagttaaacaaatatatattttctttctagaagatttagtatttattattataatatatttaacatttattagtatagtttatttgacttactaatttagcctataaataggctcttttacaatatTAGAATACatacccattagattagaactcataacacattcagagaattttgtgtttacgttttgggagttttttattttttggggctttcggggtttagtttttatctccatcttttgtactattcgttcttttgccattatagtaaaattatctttgccccgtggttttttatcttctttggaGAGGGTTTTCCAcgtttgtgtgttcatcttctcaatttcttttgctatttttacttgtttattacttaatcgggacgatcttaacaagtggtatcagagctagttaaATTTTCGTAGATTAGCCCGTTCAGaaatggcagcaacaaggtttgaaattgagaagttcgatggtgagataaatttcaatctgtggcaagttcggatgatggcaattctagttcaaaacgtcttgaaaaaggttgttacaggGAAAAAGCCTGAAAATCTAAAccaaacagaatgggaagagcttgatgaaaaggccttatCTAAAATCCaattgtgcctcgcgaatatagtattgcaggaggtattgatggagaagacctcattcgccttatggaaaaggttagaaactctttatgcaatTAAGTTTCTGGCTAAccatttagtgttgaaacaacgtctatttacgtttcgcatgaacgaaggtgagcttcttagagatcacatcagtcaattcattactcttttaaatgatttaaagaacgttgaggttcatattgacaatgaagatcaagctatgttattattgtgctctttaccctcttcatacaagtctttcagggagaccttgatttatggtagagacaaactctcgttcgaagatgtgaagggtcatttgttgagtagagacaaactcgacaatgagtttggtttgaatagcaaagtagataggcaagcttccgttttggtagcatcaaagaaacgagacaaaaggtgtcgctattgtaaaaagttaggttaTGTCAAaacagattgttataaactgcgaaataaaagagctgctgagagtaacgaggaagatgtagttggtgctaatttggtcgatgaaggtggtgatgatttcttgttagtgtcaacgagcgataactccaagcttacgtctgaatggatcctagattcaggatattctttccacatgtgtcccaatagagaatagttctccacatacagtttagttgaaggtggagttgtgcacatgggaaacgattcatctagtaagataatcggtattggtactgttaaaattaggatacacgatgggacgattaggacactctcagatgtcaggtatgtacctgatttacgaaagaatctcatgtccttgagtattttagacttgaaaggatgtagaatcaacatcgagttgagcgacattaaagtatctcgtggagctctcgttttgttaaaaggtaaaagaactggcagtctttatattctggaaggttctacagtgaccagtgaaatcggacgtccctcgtTCGTTACGGAGtcaaagtcaactcgtttggagcggaggcaacttggtcataggagggaaaaaggtatgaccgtttcgttgaagagaggttcgcATTGTATTcatgaaaatcagacccgggttagtaTTGATTTGGCTGTGCataagtcgaaggctagaagtcttccagcttctaagcatagattcgactcagttaattccctgcatagttcaagataggcccgtgaCGGGTTTTGGTAAAGATGGTGTtgaaagaattcgtgtcaatgtggagattgttagagttgtgtgacccaaattctaagagattgtttgcaagtcaagttaaacaaatatatattttctttctagaagatttagtatttattagtataatatatttaacatttattagtatagtttatttgacttactaatttagcttataaataggctcttttacaatcttagaataCATTCTCATtaaattagaactcataacacattcagagaattttgtgtttacgttttgggagttctttgttttttggggttttttgggttcagtttttatctccatcttttgtactcttcgttcttttgccattatagtaaaattatctttactcgtggttttttatcctctttggaggggtttttccacgttaaatttgtgtgttcatcttctcaatttcttctgctatttttacttgtttgttgcttaatcgggacgatcctaacaatTCACGTtttcactattatttttaaaagaatatttcaaTCTAATTTGCTCATATGTTTGTTGTTctacatgttattaatttgtcctCTTTATccattcatttttattgttgttgcttGTAACCTTTTTTACTATCATATTCAATATTGTGCTTTGTACGCATATTAACCTCATGTTTCATTTCCACTATTTCGAGTTAGATTAATTTGTCTCGACgcataagttttaatttttgaataagcaaaatttcgtgtttagattcgagaagattgggccctaacgtattgggtttcaattttcttcgttgaatctaataatcgagaatgctctttaatcaaaaataaaatgaaaagctcattatcgggaattcaatacgttgtgtcctaacgcattggatgtgacatgttattttctagagatgaagatttttctataaataaagacaatattcaatgtttagtattttgagaaattgtaccctaacgtattgggttgcaatTTTTATACgacttaaataattgaatatccttttaaatattATGCGAGCTCTTAGATAAGCTCATTTTCGGAGAGGcgaaatatcgtgccctaactcattgggtgtgaccTTTTCTCTTTCCGAAATGAGAGGATCTTAACGAGTATCTCGtttcatataagttttaaaacaaaggattgtattttaaatctctttaaatttttcaattttcaacactaagacattaattaatcaactaggtaccaattttgggcattacgagggtgctaatcgttcctcgtacgtaaccgactcccgaacccatttttctaaatttcgtagaccaaaaccgttgttttaataaaattaaattatttattaaaaacaaccactttacgaggtgatccgatcacacctcatcaaaaaagattggtggcgactcccgttttctttttcgtttttcaaaacccaagtcgacttcgttttatcaaaaaaatggtgtcaacatagAAGATCGGGGTTTTATTACGAAGGTGTCCATGCTTGCTCAAATAATTGGCTGGAGCAGATGATGCATTTTTATGGCTTAAATTTGTAGTGGGGGAGATCCTCGGCAAAAGAGTGATGTTTACAAATGCAAATAGTGGGTGATGAATTGAGAGGAACCAATCCCCATCAAAGCCAATGAGGGGAAGTGGGGACACCGAAAGCGACCTCCAATCACTTTGCTTTGCATGGATGCCCTGCCCATGTATCTAGTGCTGTCTCTTTATCTTCTTCTCATCACATATATTATATCACTCTCTCAACGCATTACCATTGCAAAGTGCAAAAGTGCAAACCGCACTGAACTCAATTAAATGCTTAATGgaataattaattgaaagaaaaaacaattcatcttctctaaataaacattataattCGTTAATATTCTTTTTGCCAAGCTAAACTCATTTGCTCATTACAGTTGTCTCTCTATTTCTTATTTGGTTGCCTTGTTCAATACTTTTGGCCAATGAATTTCCGTCACAATTCGCATCTTTTGGCTTAAAGACATACTGATAATTGAGCCAATCATCTTTTGCCTCCCTCTACACGCTTGCTTGCTCACTCGCTTTACCTGCTactgctctctctctctcttctcaTGGACTTGCCTGAATTCTTCTGCTATGTTTCAATTTTATGTAACTTATAACTCACTTATTCTCCACTTCCATCTACTTGGTTTGAACTGTgctgaatgattttttttctggGTTATTGCAGCTTGTTTGTTTCCAATTATGGTTAATTCGATTGGGATAAATTATGGACAAATAGCAAACAACCTTCCATCCCCAGAAGACGTGGTGCCACTGGTGAAATCAATCGGagcaaccaaaattaaactttacGATGCAGATCCCAGAGTCCTTAAGGCGTTTGCAAACACCGACGTTGAATTCATGGTTGGTTTAGGCAACGAGTACTTGGACAAGATGCGAGATCCAACCAATGCCCAAGCATGGGTGAAAGAAAACATTCAACCCCATTTACCAGCCACCAAAATCACCTCCATCTTTGTCGGCAACGAGGTTCTCACTTTAAACGACACTTCTCTCTCCGACTGCCTTCTCCCGGCAATGCAAAGCGTTCATGCTGCGCTGCTTAACTTCGGACTGGATAAACAGGTGACCGTCACTACAACACATTCCCTAGCCATTCTTCAAACCTCTTATCCGCCTTCAGCTGGGGCGTTCCGTGAAGATTTGATGGATCCTTTGTGCGAAACGTTGAATTTCCATCAAAAAACTGGCTCTCCTTTTTTGATTAATGCCTATCCCTACTTTGCATACAAGGGAAACCCCGAGCAAGTTCCATtggattttgttctttttcagCCAAACCAAGGAGTTACCGATCCACAAACCCATTTACATTACGATAACATGTTGTATGCTCAAATCGACGCCGTTTACTCTGCTTTAGCTTCCTTGGGTTACAAGAAACTCCTGGTTCACATATCGGAAACTGGGTGGCCTTCAAAGGGAGATGAAGACGAGGCAGGAGCGACGCCCGAAAATGCTGAAAAATACAATGggaatttgattaaattgatgtcGGGAAAAACAGGGACTCCAATGAGGCCGAATTCGGATCTTAACATTTACATTTTTGCTTTGTTTAATGAGAATATGAAACCAGGTCCCACTTCAGAGAGGAATTACGGGTTGTTTAAGCCAGACGGAACACCCGCGTATCCTCTTGGGATCACTCCTAACAATGTCGTCGGGAGAAATACGACCGTCGGTGGTGGACGTTTCGGGAATGCCGTAACGAACCCGTATTATCCGATGAGTTCTTCCACAGGTTATATGTCCATTTCTTCCGCAAGGGTAAGTTATATGCCATTCATTGAATTCTATTTGCATGGCAAACTTTGAAATGGTGACATTTACGtgattcaaaaattttggattGATAGCAGCAAAGATATCAAttattggggcatgtggtgcgGATGGTGCCATTGTTGATTATTAAAACCTTGGTTTAGAGACGAATCCAAAGCTCTTTCTTTGCATCAGATTTAAAGGAAGGGGAAAAAGAGAAGAGAGAGAATAAGAGGCAGCTTCATGGTTAGGGAAAATGTAAAATTCTGATTCTAAGGAATCATCAACTTTATTTTCGACTCCACAAAATCAAAGTGCATGTAGATGATTATCAAAAGAGGCGCAggcatttatttttcttctaaattctATCGTGTAAATTTTAAGGTGATCTTCTCCTGttggtatttattttattttgttatgtcAAACTATgttcttaattttaataaatattttgcaGGGAAAGCATCTCATATAATAGTACCTTTTTAggtgattttaataattttgctaTTGGAATTCAAACCAACCACCTGATTTATGTCACTGTTTTTTGGATAATGtagaattaaattcaaataagttACTCTTAACCAGATTAATCAAAGGAATTGAATTGAGAGAGTTAATTGTATTGTAGGTCAAcatctatgtatatataaatcttaccatttcttaatgtcaaataaaatatataattgttataACTAAATGCTTCATTCATTGATTGAATCATATATGGGTGATAATGTAGATAATGCATTTTATATTGCGTGGAtacatgatttaatttaaactattttgctggctagaattagatctctttggttttaatgatattaataaaataaatctttgatGTTCAcgaaattaactaaaaattcgACTAAgccaagtgcacctatcaattaatagtacagTTACGGTGAGCAAAGATACCATTCTCACAAAGACTAAAAGTAATAGTAATTACcgtctttttattatttaaccgataaatttgagtgattgattaaaactaaaattaattaaattaattaactacgaacgcaacaaagaacaaatcaggaaaataatcaaataataaccAAGAAACGAAACAATACCCatgaaagaattcacctagatttcatctgtcattatcaatctaaattacgcaatttcttcacttggtatcttgatccataaaatttcttaaattatgctaatatctctaagagcaattgactctaggttgattaattgaaatttttttctaattaaaacccctattattgcattaactcgatctatggattcccctattagatttgactctaatccgtttgatttatgtcgtcctatttctaggattacaTGCAACTCCattcaattatgctagatctactcttaaataagGTTTATTCCTCCTTTGATtcaagcacatcaaacatggatcaatagtctagaaatattaaaccaagaattatgcacacataattgagaacaagatctaagtatttattgcgtaaaataaaaatcaaacgacaGAATCCATAATAaggttcatctcccctaggtatttagaaaattagttcatgcttgcaaataaaaacatccaaaagaCAATATAaccgaaagaaataaagaaactcatgataatctcctaagaaatcaactAGGAGTCTTCATTCTTGACGGAAATCTGCTTCAGAATCGACTTCAATGGtattttttgagttgttttcttgaatattctatgatGAATTTCTCCtatcttcatatttttttacatatatacgtcttagaatgcccaaaaaacctaaaaaatagcgTTTTTTCGTTGTTCGGAGTGCAATTCACGAAATTGACATGGTCTACCATACAGTTGTATGTCCAGGCCATGTGGAATAatccaggccgtgtg
The Gossypium raimondii isolate GPD5lz chromosome 8, ASM2569854v1, whole genome shotgun sequence DNA segment above includes these coding regions:
- the LOC105791291 gene encoding granule-bound starch synthase 1, chloroplastic/amyloplastic is translated as MATLTTSHFVSTSSHFSSHGADTKANLAQVGARNQAMTHNGLRSLNKVDRLQIRTTNAKAVVTKAMKQADHRPLGKIICGIGMNIVFVSAECGPWSKTGGLGDVLGGLPPAMAAKGHRVMTVCPRYDQYKDAWDTSVLVDLKVGDKVVTVRFFHCYKRGVDRVFVDHPMFLEKVWGKTASKIYGPRAGLDYEDNQLRFSLLCQAALEAPRVLNLNSSKNFSGPYGEDVVFIANDWHSALLPCYLKSMYQSRGIYMNAKVVFCIHNIAYQGRFAFADFKRLNLPERFKSSFDFIDGYNKPVKGRKINWMKAGILESHRVLTVSPYYAQELVSGEDKGVELDNIIRKTGITGIVNGMDVQEWNPASDKYISVKYDATTVMKAKPLLKEALQAEVGLPCDGDVPLIGFIGRLEEQKGSDILAEAIPKLVAENCQIVVLGTGKKAMEKQIEQLEIQYPDNVRAVAKFNVSLAHMIIAGADYILVPSRFEPCGLIQLHAMRYGTVPIVASTGGLVDTVKEGFTGFQMGAFNVECDEVDPSDVIKVVKTVKRALATYGTQALKEMIQNCMAQDFSWKGPSRLWEKMLLSLGVAGSEPGIEGEEVAPLAKENVATP
- the LOC105791292 gene encoding glucan endo-1,3-beta-glucosidase 11 isoform X2; this encodes MDLPEFFCYVSILSCLFPIMVNSIGINYGQIANNLPSPEDVVPLVKSIGATKIKLYDADPRVLKAFANTDVEFMVGLGNEYLDKMRDPTNAQAWVKENIQPHLPATKITSIFVGNEVLTLNDTSLSDCLLPAMQSVHAALLNFGLDKQVTVTTTHSLAILQTSYPPSAGAFREDLMDPLCETLNFHQKTGSPFLINAYPYFAYKGNPEQVPLDFVLFQPNQGVTDPQTHLHYDNMLYAQIDAVYSALASLGYKKLLVHISETGWPSKGDEDEAGATPENAEKYNGNLIKLMSGKTGTPMRPNSDLNIYIFALFNENMKPGPTSERNYGLFKPDGTPAYPLGITPNNVVGRNTTVGGGRFGNAVTNPYYPMSSSTGYMSISSARQRYQLLGHVVRMVPLLIIKTLV
- the LOC105791292 gene encoding glucan endo-1,3-beta-glucosidase 11 isoform X1, which produces MDLPEFFCYVSILSCLFPIMVNSIGINYGQIANNLPSPEDVVPLVKSIGATKIKLYDADPRVLKAFANTDVEFMVGLGNEYLDKMRDPTNAQAWVKENIQPHLPATKITSIFVGNEVLTLNDTSLSDCLLPAMQSVHAALLNFGLDKQVTVTTTHSLAILQTSYPPSAGAFREDLMDPLCETLNFHQKTGSPFLINAYPYFAYKGNPEQVPLDFVLFQPNQGVTDPQTHLHYDNMLYAQIDAVYSALASLGYKKLLVHISETGWPSKGDEDEAGATPENAEKYNGNLIKLMSGKTGTPMRPNSDLNIYIFALFNENMKPGPTSERNYGLFKPDGTPAYPLGITPNNVVGRNTTVGGGRFGNAVTNPYYPMSSSTGYMSISSARQQRYQLLGHVVRMVPLLIIKTLV